A single window of Oreochromis aureus strain Israel breed Guangdong linkage group 7, ZZ_aureus, whole genome shotgun sequence DNA harbors:
- the LOC116326332 gene encoding cyclic nucleotide-gated cation channel beta-1-like: MPKKQQQQQKQKQDNSQQDVELSRLVRHSPLPPPHHPQLRSRSPSPSSPNSSILELPNVPSYPRLPPIVSSPSKQPRPLSHQLSGLSNPAFFIEDDSDISAIRPAESSNISLRPAVNVEDVDSDHEKGGGAKGGGGGGEGEEQIPQILTPQDPKLTTLTVPVTPSGGRQSKGDKDSGRNHRSVWTKIRRLHSESEDDDEEGNIPVRAWPSQSSLHSTDDVLKERPASSASQTSTVVNERLQELVRMFKERTEKAKEKLIDPDSSDEDSIITSPPQPPAAQLAPGAQPPDEKETQAGPSGGGGVESGTEEGHPGRCCKVKTPWWIRACVRFRFPASIDPFTNLMYVLWMFLVSLAWNWNVWFIPVRWAFPYQTPDNIYYWLLTDYLCDLIYILDIAVFQPRLQFVRGGDIVCDTKEMRKNYMKTKRFKFDVASLVPLELFYFKTGINPLLRLPRLLKINSFFEFNDRLEAILTKAYIYRVIRTTTYLLYCLHFNACLYYWTSDFIGLGLTQWVYNGEGNSYIRCYYFAVKTLITIGGLPDPTTLSEIIFQLINYFIGVFAFSIMIGQMRDVVGAATASQTYYRSCMDSTIKYMSSYRIPRDVQNRVKTWYNYTWQSQGMLDEQELLNQLPDKMRLDIAIDVNYSIVSKVPLFQGCDRQMIFDMLKSLRSVVYLPGDYVCKKGEVGREMYIIKAGEVQVVGGPDGKTVFVTLRAGSVFGEISLLAVGGGNRRTANVIAHGFANLFILDKKDLNEILVHYPESKKLLRKKARKMLNKGKKPESKEEAKEPPQVPSAPVRAETPKLLKAALEMTERSSGLKGALAKVKEKTNKSSISLQPSISSPLPPPSPASSLEPDREVDTPSPMSAGSPTFRSASRCRYSAMPQSPSVCHSDTVTKEPIGDDEGNGKRKEKKS, from the exons ATGCctaagaaacaacaacaacagcaaaaacagaaacaagacaACAGTCAGCAAGATGTAGAACTGAGCCGGCTCGTCCGACACtcccctctccctcctcctcatcatccaCAGCTGCGATCCCGATCCCCTTCTCCCTCCTCCCCTAACAGCAGCATCCTCGAGTTGCCCAATGTGCCATCCTATCCACGCCTGCCACCCATCGTCAGCTCCCCTTCCAAGCAACCCAGACCCCTATCACATCAGCTGTCTGGTCTATCTAACCCAGCATTCTTCATTGAAGATGACTCAGACATTTCAGCAATAAGACCTGCAG AGAGCTCCAACATCAGCCTTCGCCCAGCTGTTAATGTAGAGGATGTTGACTCTGATCATGAGAAGGGAGGAGGagcaaaaggaggaggaggaggaggagaaggggaAGAACAAATCCCCCAAATCCTCACCCCACAGGACCCAAAGCTTACAACCCTCACTGTTCCTGTGACCCCTTCAGGAGGTCGTCAAAG TAAAGGAGATAAAGA TAGTGGAAGGAATCACAGGAGTGTCTGGACAAAGAT CAGGAGGCTTCATTCTGAAAGTGAGGATGACGATGAAGAGGGAAACATCCCCGTCAGAGCCTGGCCCAGCCAGTCCAGCCTGCACAGCACAGACGACGT TCTGAAAGAACGTCCAGCATCTTCTGCCAGTCAGACCAGCACGGTGGTCAACGAGAGACTTCAGGAGCTCGTCAGGATGTTCAAGGAGAGAACGGAGAAGGCCAAGGAGAAACTCATCGACCCAGACAGCTCGGATGAAGACAGCATTATCACCT CTCCTCCTCAGCCTCCAGCTGCTCAGCTCGCTCCTGGAGCTCAGCCGCCAGATGAGAAAGAGACGCAAGCAGGTCCGTCAGGAGGCGGAGGAGTAGAGAGTGGAACAGAGGAGGGGCATCCTGGCCGTTGCTGCAAGGTGAAAACACCTTGGTGGATACGAGCCTGTGTGCGATTCCGTTTCCCCGCCAGCATCGACCCTTTCACCA ACCTGATGTACGTGCTGTGGATGTTTTTGGTATCTCTGGCCTGGAACTGGAACGTGTGGTTCATCCCGGTGCGCTGGGCCTTCCCCTACCAAACCCCGGACAACATTTACTACTGGCTGTTAACCGACTACCTGTGTGACCTCATTTACATCCTGGACATCGCTGTTTTTCAGCCGCGCCTGCAGTTTGTGCGTGGAGGGGACATAGTG TGTGACACAAAGGAGATGAGAAAGAATTACATGAAAACCAAACGTTTCAAG TTTGATGTGGCCAGCCTTGTTCCCCTTGAGCTCTTCTATTTTAAAACTGGCATCAACCCTCTGCTTCGCTTACCACGGCTGCTGAAG ATCAACTCCTTCTTTGAGTTCAATGATCGTCTGGAGGCCATCTTGACCAAAGCCTATATCTACAG GGTGATTCGTACCACCACCTATCTTCTTTACTGTCTGCACTTTAATGCCTGTCTCTACTACTGGACCTCTGACTTCATAGGACTGGGACTGACTCAGTGGGTGTACAATGGCGAGGGTAACAG TTACATTCGCTGTTACTACTTCGCAGTGAAGACCCTGATTACCATTGGGGGTCTGCCAGATCCCACCACCCTGTCTGAGATCATCTTCCAACTCATCAACTACTTTATTGGAGTCTTTGCTTTCTCAATCATGATTGGACAG ATGCGCgatgttgttggtgcagctaCAGCAAGTCAAACCTACTACCGGAGCTGCATGGACAGCACTATTAAATACATGTCCTCCTACCGCATCCCGAGAGACGTCCAGAACCGTGTCAAAACCTGGTATAACTATACCTGGCAATCACAAGGCATGCTGG ACGAGCAGGAGCTGCTGAATCAGCTGCCAGATAAAATGCGTCTGGACATAGCGATAGATGTCAACTACTCCATTGTGAGCAAAGTCCCTCTTTTTCAG GGTTGTGACAGACAGATGATTTTCGACATGCTGAAAAGCCTGCGCTCTGTCGTCTACCTCCCAGGGGATTATGTCTGCAAAAAG GGCGAGGTGGGTCGGGAGATGTATATCATAAAGGCGGGAGAGGTGCAGGTGGTTGGAGGCCCAGATGGGAAGACTGTATTTGTCACTCTTAGAGCGGGATCAGTCTTTGGAGAAATCAG CTTGCTTGCAGTCGGCGGGGGTAACAGGCGCACAGCCAATGTGATTGCTCATGGCTTTGCCAATCTATTCATCCTGGACAAAAAAGACCTGAATGAGATCCTGGTCCACTATCCGGAGTCCAAGAAACTGCTGCGCAAGAAAGCCAG GAAGATGCTTAACAAAGGAAAGAAACCTGAATCTAAAGAAGAGGCTAAGGAACCCCCTCAGGTACCATCAGCTCCTGTCAGGGCAGAGACGCCCAAACTGTTGAAAGCAGCTCTTGAGATGACGGAGAGATCGTCGGGACTTAAAGGAGCTTTGGCAAAAGTCAAAGAGAAGACGAACAAGTCCAGCATCTCCTTACAG CCGTCGAtctcctcccccctcccccctccatcCCCTGCCTCCAGCTTGGAACCTGACAGGGAAGTGGACACGCCGTCACCCATGTCTGCCGGCTCTCCGACATTTCGCTCTGCTTCCCGGTGTCGGTACTCTGCGATGCCTCAGTCACCCTCTGTGTGCCACAGTGACACAGTCACAAAGGAGCCAATCGGTGATGATGAAGGAAACgggaagaggaaagaaaaaaagtcgtgA
- the LOC116326343 gene encoding F-box/LRR-repeat protein 20-like — protein MEQKSTLVALDLSRTSITPESLRTVAQVQGLFLEELILHGCKELTNYSVEVLVKHQPSLLKLDISGCTELTSRSVEAIARGLKSLTHLSLSRDWRITEKGLSDLLLLPSLRSLDLSECLHINGTEMVKGLKGSDAARRQLETLNLRSCTYIRDPTVFFLAQLLGDTLCELDLTSCSNVTDLSVCAVATYLQKLVVLRLGWCKEVTDWGLLGMVQRAKCEPDEETGDKGPRFTRTFGNMGFFKPPCLPFEERPKLVTPNDLEQFRVQAGASLLALSRLQELDLSACSKLTDSSITQVMRFPDLHHLSLSMLPEITDDSLVSTARHCRSLTSLALSHCPGISDRGVAQAAPYLPRLQHLYLSCCNNITDRSLLLLVQHCKRLRTLDISRCNNISAAAVDLLQTRLPFLENLHYKFIGGADLSLTL, from the exons ATGGAACAGAAATCCACCCTCGTAGCTCTGGACCTCAGCAGAACATCCATCACCCCTGAGTCGCTGCGCACTGTTGCACAG GTTCAGGGTTTGTTTTTAGAGGAGCTGATCCTACACGGCTGTAAGGAGCTGACCAACTACTCAGTGGAAGTTCTGGTGAAGCACCAGCCAAGCCTCCTCAAACTGGACATCAGCGGCTGCACGGAGCTGACCAGCAGGTCTGTAGAGGCCATAGCGCGAGGTCTGAAGTCACTGACGCACCTCTCATTGTCGCGGGACTGGAGGATCACAGAAAAAG GCCTGTCTGACCTGCTGTTGTTGCCCTCCCTGCGGTCTCTGGACCTGTCCGAGTGTCTGCACATCAATGGAACGGAGATGGTGAAAGGCTTAAAGGGATCCGATGCTGCCAGACGGCAGCTAGAGACGCTCAACCTCAGGAGCTGCACCTACATCAGG GATCCTACAGTTTTCTTTCTCGCCCAGCTGCTTGGGGACACTCTCTGCGAGCTTGACCTGACTTCCTGCAGTAATGTGACTGACCTGTCTGTGTGCGCCGTCGCCACCTACCTGCAGAAGCTGGTGGTGCTGCGGCTCGGCTGGTGTAAAGAAGTGACAGACTGGGGTCTGCTGGGAATGGTGCAAAGAGCCAAATGTGAGCCTGACGAGGAGACG GGAGACAAGGGGCCCAGGTTCACCCGGACTTTTGGCAACATGGGCTTCTTTAAGCCTCCTTGCTTGCCTTTCGAGGAGCGACCCAAGCTAGTGACTCCGAATGACCTGGAGCAGTTCAGAGTGCAGGCTGGAGCTTCTCTTTTAGCTCTCAGCAGGCTGCAGGAACTGGACCTCTCTGCCTGCTCCAAACTCACGGACAGCAGCATCACTCAG GTGATGCGTTTCCCAGATCTCCAccatctgtctctctccatgCTGCCGGAGATCACCGACGACAGCTTAGTGTCGACGGCCCGCCACTGCCGCAGTCTCACTAGTCTCGCGCTCAGCCACTGCCCAGGTATCAGTGACCGCGGCGTGGCGCAGGCTGCGCCCTACCTCCCCAGACTGCAACATCTCTACCTCTCCTGCTGTAATAACATCACCGATAG ATCCCTGCTCCTCCTGGTGCAGCACTGCAAACGTCTGAGGACGCTCGACATCTCCAGGTGCAACAACATCTCCGCAGCAGCAGTGGACCTCCTCCAGACACGGCTGCCCTTCCTGGAGAATCTCCACTACAAATTCATAGGTGGGGCTGATCTTAGCCTAACCCTCTGA